The Candidatus Hepatincola sp. Av genome contains the following window.
AAAGATGCAAGCTTTGGGCAATGATTTTCTTATTATCTCCCATAAATATAAAAATTATTTCCTAGCAAATAATAAAGAAAAAATAAAATTACTGGCTAACCGTGTAGCTGGAGTAAATATTAATACGGCTAATTTTATTAATAACGAATGCCTGAGCTTTGCTAAGGAACAAGTAGGAGCCGACCAAGTAATTTTCTATGAGATTGTAAGTGAAGCTCAAAAAATAATTTCTGTAAGTATTTTTAACCAAGATGGTAGTGAAGCCTGTGCATGTGGTAATGGTTTTCGTTGTATTGGTAAATATTTTTGGGAAACAAAAGCATGGCAAAACTTAACTTTGCAAGTTTATAACAACAAACAAAAATATCATGTACAACGTGTAATTAATCCCCAACTTAAACTAAACACTCATTCTGATGAATATATAGTAAATATGGGTTTAATATGCCCTGAACCATACAATCCTAAATTATCTAAAAATATACAACTTCTATCAACTAACCATATTAGCCCTACTATATTAAAAAAAATCACAAAATATGAAAATCTTACTCGGTATGTTTATGCTCCTAACCCTCATTTAGTATTATTTATAAAAGATAAACTCACTTTAGAGGAAATTACAGAATGTGGTAAAATGTTAGAACCTGCCAATATTAATAACCATAATAATGGGCAAAATATTAACTTTGTCACAATTCTTAATGAAAATAATTTACACCTAAACACTTATGAACGTGGTACAGGGTGTACTCAGGCTTGTGGTACTGGTGCTGTAGCAAGTTTTTGTGCTAGTTTTACTAATTATATAGAAAATACTAACAATAATACGCAAAATATTGAAGCTAGCAGATTGAATACTAAATATCCATTTGGCAAAATTAACTCTTCTGTTACAGTTCACATGGATGGAGGAACACTACAAGTTAGCCAAAAACCTTGCCGTAATACTTATAATATTTTCATGCAAGGACTTGCTACTATTGTATTTCAAGGTAACATCAAAATATAATTGGTTATTCTTAGTATTATCTTAGTATTAAAAGTATATCTTTAGTTAATTAATTATTTATTATAAAACAAAATAAGTAACTTATTGCTCTTAAACCATAGGAATTTATTACCACCTATACAGAAAAAATCTTTTAAGAAAACTACACTTATGCTATAGTTTCTGCTACATTAAACTTTTATAGGAATAATTACTTTAAATAAAAAAATATGCCACATAAACCAATAAAAAACCATTCAAACCAAGTTGTATCTTTAGGTTGCCGTTTAAATATTTTTGAAGCCGAGCTTATTAAAAAACAAGCCCTCCTTGCTAATGTAGAAAATTCTATTATTGTTAATACTTGTACGGTTACCCAAGAAGCCCACCGCCAATCTATGCAACAAATTAGAAAGTTAAAAAAAGAAAATCCCAATGCCAACATTATTGTTACTGGTTGTGGAGCCCAAGTAGATCCTAAAGGTTTTGCTAATATGCCTGAAGTAAGTAAAGTGATTGGTAATACAGATAAATTCTCTATTAAAGCCTTAGAAAGCCCAGAAAAAATTATTGTTAATGATGTTAACAACCAAGATAATACTTATAAACTCCCTTTAATTCAAGGATTTGCCAATAAAACTAAAGCCTTTATTCAAATTCAACAAGGTTGCGACCACCGTTGCACCTTTTGTATTATTCAACAAGCCAGAGGTAATAGTAGGAGTGTATCTACTGAAGATATTATAGCCCAAGTGAAACAAGCTGTAGCTTTTGGGCATAAAGAAATTATTTTAACAGGAGTAGATATATCCTCTTGGAATAGGAATGCTTTAAGTACTGAACCCTCTCAAATAGGCTTACTATGCTTAGATATTTTAAAAGCTGTACCTAGTTTGCCAAGGTTACGTTTAAGCTCTTTAGACCCAGCCGTACCAGATACAAATATCCTTACCTTATTAAAGAATGAAGAACGTTTTATGCCCCATATTCATTTAAGTTTGCAATCCATGAATAACTCAGTTTTAAAACATATGGGAAGAAGGCATTGTAAAGATTCTGCTATTGCTTGGATTCACGAACTTACCTCTGCTAACCCTAA
Protein-coding sequences here:
- the dapF gene encoding Diaminopimelate epimerase, which codes for MQALGNDFLIISHKYKNYFLANNKEKIKLLANRVAGVNINTANFINNECLSFAKEQVGADQVIFYEIVSEAQKIISVSIFNQDGSEACACGNGFRCIGKYFWETKAWQNLTLQVYNNKQKYHVQRVINPQLKLNTHSDEYIVNMGLICPEPYNPKLSKNIQLLSTNHISPTILKKITKYENLTRYVYAPNPHLVLFIKDKLTLEEITECGKMLEPANINNHNNGQNINFVTILNENNLHLNTYERGTGCTQACGTGAVASFCASFTNYIENTNNNTQNIEASRLNTKYPFGKINSSVTVHMDGGTLQVSQKPCRNTYNIFMQGLATIVFQGNIKI
- the mtaB gene encoding Threonylcarbamoyladenosine tRNA methylthiotransferase MtaB, whose product is MPHKPIKNHSNQVVSLGCRLNIFEAELIKKQALLANVENSIIVNTCTVTQEAHRQSMQQIRKLKKENPNANIIVTGCGAQVDPKGFANMPEVSKVIGNTDKFSIKALESPEKIIVNDVNNQDNTYKLPLIQGFANKTKAFIQIQQGCDHRCTFCIIQQARGNSRSVSTEDIIAQVKQAVAFGHKEIILTGVDISSWNRNALSTEPSQIGLLCLDILKAVPSLPRLRLSSLDPAVPDTNILTLLKNEERFMPHIHLSLQSMNNSVLKHMGRRHCKDSAIAWIHELTSANPNLAIGADIICGFPKETENQYQETLACIQKLQIPFLHVFPYSERANTVATKIKPQVPIHVRKKRAKTLIDIGYINKTNFFAKYVGKSMQMLVESKNIGYTQNYCPVELISNKVYSKEIINIEIIGYNKQQLLAKAII